The Triticum dicoccoides isolate Atlit2015 ecotype Zavitan chromosome 6A, WEW_v2.0, whole genome shotgun sequence genome has a window encoding:
- the LOC119317658 gene encoding outer envelope pore protein 16-3, chloroplastic/mitochondrial-like, with protein sequence MEDDSPATKTVKGAVTGLAAGTIWGTIVATWYDVPRVERHVALPGLVRTLKMCGSYGVTFAAVGGLYIGVEQIVQSQRKKRDFVNGAIGAFVSGATVYGYRGKSIKSALIGGSSLAFTSAILDIGGNTTRVDNGKAYHAYTTEKKPEPAH encoded by the exons ATGGAGGATGACTCGCCGGCGACGAAGACGGTGAAGGGCGCCGTGACGGGCCTGGCCGCGGGCACCATCTGGGGCACCATCGTCGCCACCTGGTACGACGTGCCCCGGGTGGAGCGCCACGTCGCGCTCCCGGGCCTCGTCCGGACGCTCAAGATGTGCGGCAGCTACGGGGTCACTTTCGCCGCCGTCGGAGGGCTCTACATCGGCGTGGAGCAGATTGTGCAGAGCCAGCGCAAGAAGCGCGACTTCGTCAACGGGGCCATCGGCGCCTTCGTCTCCGGCGCCACCGTCTATGGCTACAGAG GAAAGAGCATTAAGTCTGCCCTCATTGGTGGTTCTAGCCTGGCATTCACATCTGCCATCCTGGACATTGGTGGTAATACTACCAGAGTGGACAATGGCAAAGCGTACCATGCATACACAACGGAAAAGAAGCCCGAGCCTGCGCATTGA